In Lagenorhynchus albirostris chromosome 14, mLagAlb1.1, whole genome shotgun sequence, one DNA window encodes the following:
- the MRO gene encoding LOW QUALITY PROTEIN: protein maestro (The sequence of the model RefSeq protein was modified relative to this genomic sequence to represent the inferred CDS: substituted 1 base at 1 genomic stop codon), translated as MDQTQKRMLDQPLCIPTAQLKKKRTSVISFFSKVSWKLSLQKQEPLKNVSFNLAERAWDPSFKKRHMAMRSLGTMACETPDKVRKYKMIVLDLLVHGRYDPMSSEVIHESLKTLTIMLGKIQGKGFGSFFIDITXTEIRTLLDDENDSLRYSAFVLFGQLAAFAGRKWKRFFTRQVKPTQDSLLSHLQDRNPQVAKACKTTFRACSPYLRQRKDYSFQSEEDQRNPKLCWQLSHYHPELLQFFYANKIL; from the exons ATGGACCAAACACAGAAAAGAATGCTGGACCAGCCCCTTTGCATCCCCACTGCCCAGCTCAAGAAGAAAAGGACATCAGTGATATCTTTCTTTTCCAAG GTCTCTTGGAAACTGAGCCTCCAGAAGCAGGAGCCTCTGAAGAATGTGTCTTTCAACTTGGCAGAGAGAGCCTGGGACCCCAGTTTTAAAAAGCGTCatatggcaatgagaagcctaggAACTATGGCCTGTGAGACCCCGGACAAG GTGAGAAAGTATAAAATGATTGTCCTGGACCTGCTGGTGCATGGACGGTATGACCCCATGAGTTCTGAAGTCATCCACGAGAGCCTGAAGACCCTGACCATCATGCTGGGCAAGATCCAGGGGAAAGGCTTTGGCTCCTTCTTCATAGACATCACATAGACAGAGATCAGGACTTTGTTAGATGAT GAGAATGACAGCCTGAGATACTCGGCCTTTGTCTTGTTTGGGCAACTGGCTGCCTTTGCTGGGCGGAAGTGGAAGAGATTTTTCACCCGTCAGGTGAAGCCGACTCAGGATTCTCTCCTGAGCCATTTACAGGATAGGAATCCCCAGGTTGCCAAG GCTTGCAAAACAACTTTTCGAGCCTGTTCTCCGTATCTGAGACAAAGGAAGGACTACAGCTTCCAGAGTGAAGAGGACCAAAGGAACCCTAAACTCTGCTGGCAGCTG AGCCACTATCATCCAGAGCTCCTGCAGTTCTTCTATGCAAACAAAATCCTGTAA